A single genomic interval of Homo sapiens chromosome 7, GRCh38.p14 Primary Assembly harbors:
- the OR2A5 gene encoding olfactory receptor 2A5, which translates to MTKNQTWVTEFILLGFPLSLRIQMLLSGLFSLLYVFTLLGNGAILGLIWLDSRLHTPMYFFLSHLAIIDISYASNNVPKMLTNLGLNKRKTISFVPCTMQTFLYMAFAHTECLILVMMSYDRYMAICHPLQYSVIMRWGVCTVLAVTSWACGSLLALVHVVLILRLPFCGPHEINHFFCEILSVLKLACADTWLNQVVIFAASVFILVGPLCLVLVSYSRILAAILRIQSGEGRRKAFSTCSSHLCMVGLFFGSAIVMYMAPKSRHPEEQQKVLSLFYSLFNPMLNPLIYSLRNAEVKGALKRVLWKQRSK; encoded by the coding sequence ATGACAAAAAATCAGACATGGGTCACAGAATTCATTCTCCTGGGATTTCCACTCAGCCTAAGGATTCAGATGCTCCTCTCTGGGCTTTTCTCCCTGTTATACGTCTTCACCCTGCTGGGAAATGGGGCCATCCTGGGGCTCATCTGGCTGGACTCCAGACTgcacacccccatgtacttctttCTCTCACACCTGGCCATCATTGATATTTCGTATGCTTCCAACAATGTCCCCAAGATGCTGACAAACCTTGGCttgaacaagagaaaaacaatctcCTTTGTCCCATGCACAATGCAGACCTTTTTATACATGGCTTTTGCTCACACTGAGTGTCTCATCTTGGTAATGATGTCCTACGATCGGTACATGGCTATCTGCCACCCTCTGCAATATTCTGTCATCATGAGATGGGGAGTGTGCACAGTCCTGGCTGTCACTTCTTGGGCATGTGGTTCCCTTCTGGCCCTGGTCCATGTGGTTCTCATCCTGAGGCTGCCCTTCTGTGGGCCCCATGAAATCAACCACTTCTtctgtgaaatcctgtctgtcCTCAAGTTGGCCTGTGCTGACACCTGGCTCAACCAGGTGGTCATCTTTGCTGCTTCAGTGTTCATCCTGGTGGGGCCGCTCTGCCTGGTGCTGGTCTCCTACTCGCGCATCCTGGCGGCCATCTTGAGGATCCAGTCTGGGGAGGGCCGCAGAAAGGCCTTCTCCACCTGCTCCTCCCACCTTTGCATGGTGGGACTCTTCTTTGGCAGCGCCATTGTCATGTACATGGCCCCCAAGTCCCGCCACCCTGAGGAGCAGCAGAAGGTCCTTTCCCTGTTTTACAGCCTTTTCAACCCGATGCTGAACCCCTTGATCTATAGCCTGAGGAACGCAGAGGTCAAGGGTGCCCTGAAAAGAGTGTTGTGGAAACAGAGATCAAAGTGA